A portion of the Deinococcus apachensis DSM 19763 genome contains these proteins:
- the pckA gene encoding phosphoenolpyruvate carboxykinase (ATP): MSLTQTPLLQNLGITDATIHHNPGVDELYAAAIRRGEGEQAACGPLTVRTDKTGRSPKDRFIVKDDLTRESVWWGGFNTPISPEVFDRLLARMTSYAEGRELFVQDVFAGTDPRYRIGVRVVTEMAYHSLFVRNMFVRPTPEEREDFRPDWTVLNIPSFKADPATDGVRSETFILVNFTRRMIIVGGTQYAGENKKGIFGVLNFLLPEQGVMPMHCSANVGRGGDVALFFGLSGTGKTTLSADPERKLIGDDEHGWTDTGIFNFEGGCYAKVINLNAEAEPAIYRTTRTYGTVLENVVLDGGGMPDLDDGSLTENTRSAYPITEIDNIVEEGRAGHPRNVVFLTADAFGVLPPLSRLTPEQMMYQFISGFTAKIPGTEQGVTEPQPTFSTCFGAPFMPRHPGEYARLLAQKVRESGARVWLVNTGWTGGQYGQGKRMSIAHTRRLINAALSGELDDVTFEREPFFGLEIPTEVPGVPAEVLNPRGAWADKDAYDRTARKLAGMFRENFKRFEDGVDPAITASMPVQD, translated from the coding sequence ATGAGCCTGACCCAGACTCCGCTGCTGCAAAACCTCGGTATCACCGACGCGACCATCCATCACAACCCCGGCGTGGACGAGCTGTACGCGGCGGCCATTCGCCGGGGCGAGGGCGAGCAGGCCGCCTGCGGTCCCCTCACGGTCCGCACCGACAAGACCGGCCGCAGCCCCAAGGACCGCTTCATCGTCAAGGACGACCTGACGCGGGAGAGCGTGTGGTGGGGCGGTTTCAACACGCCCATCAGCCCCGAGGTCTTCGACCGCCTGCTCGCCAGGATGACCTCCTATGCCGAGGGGCGCGAACTGTTCGTGCAGGACGTGTTCGCGGGCACCGATCCCCGCTACCGCATCGGGGTGCGGGTGGTGACCGAGATGGCCTACCACTCGCTCTTCGTCCGCAATATGTTCGTGCGGCCCACCCCGGAGGAGCGCGAGGACTTCCGGCCCGACTGGACGGTGCTCAACATTCCGTCCTTCAAGGCGGACCCGGCGACCGACGGCGTGAGGAGCGAGACCTTCATCCTGGTGAACTTCACCCGGCGAATGATCATCGTGGGGGGCACCCAGTACGCGGGCGAGAACAAGAAGGGCATCTTCGGCGTGCTGAACTTCCTGCTTCCCGAGCAGGGCGTGATGCCCATGCACTGCTCGGCGAACGTGGGCAGGGGCGGCGACGTGGCCCTCTTCTTCGGCCTGAGCGGCACGGGCAAGACGACCCTGAGTGCCGATCCCGAGCGGAAACTCATTGGCGACGACGAGCACGGTTGGACCGACACGGGCATCTTCAACTTTGAGGGCGGCTGCTACGCCAAGGTGATCAACCTGAACGCCGAGGCCGAGCCCGCCATCTACCGCACCACACGGACGTACGGCACGGTGCTGGAGAACGTGGTGCTGGACGGGGGCGGGATGCCCGACCTGGACGACGGCTCCCTGACCGAGAACACCCGCAGCGCCTACCCGATCACCGAGATCGACAACATCGTCGAGGAGGGCCGCGCCGGACACCCGAGGAACGTCGTGTTCCTGACCGCCGACGCCTTCGGGGTGTTGCCTCCGCTGAGCCGCCTGACCCCCGAGCAGATGATGTACCAGTTCATCAGCGGCTTCACCGCCAAGATTCCCGGCACCGAGCAGGGCGTCACCGAGCCGCAGCCCACCTTCTCCACCTGCTTCGGCGCCCCCTTCATGCCCCGGCACCCCGGAGAGTACGCCCGTCTGCTGGCACAGAAGGTGCGGGAGAGCGGCGCCCGGGTGTGGCTGGTGAACACCGGCTGGACCGGCGGGCAATACGGCCAGGGCAAGAGAATGAGCATCGCCCACACCCGGCGACTGATCAACGCGGCCCTCTCCGGCGAACTCGACGACGTGACCTTCGAGCGCGAACCCTTCTTCGGCCTGGAGATTCCGACCGAGGTTCCGGGGGTGCCCGCCGAAGTCCTGAACCCGCGCGGTGCCTGGGCGGATAAGGACGCCTACGACCGCACCGCGCGCAAACTGGCGGGGATGTTCCGCGAGAATTTCAAGCGGTTCGAGGACGGAGTGGACCCGGCCATTACGGCGAGCATGCCCGTGCAGGACTGA
- a CDS encoding ABC transporter substrate-binding protein, producing the protein MKKLLLTALLATLPSAGAATLVFGNNGDPVSLEPGNITDGISIAVQRQIYDTLVDFKDGTTDPIPGLATSWKANANATQWTFTLRKNVKFHDGTPFNADAVVFNVNRWWDKNNAFGFRNQGRTYEIWGQLMGGYKGDATSVLKSVTKVNDSTVRFDLNKPSTVFPSVIGAGYFGIASPTAIRQQGAKYGTPASKPVGTGPFIFQSWRTGDRITLTPNKAYWGAKPKVDSLVVRSIKDASQRLNELKAGTIDFANDLTPDSLKSVQADKNLVAVKRPSFNVGFLSLNNRNQYLKNDKVRQAISMAINKDAIVEAFWPGLGISSASFLPPVLAWANSKNVPADYKFDPQAAKKLLAEAGYPNGFTLDLWYMPVSRPYFPSPKPIAEAMAADLSAIGIKVNLKTEDWAKYLDDRNKEPGFDMYMIGWTGDYGDPDNFYSAYYGPTASDDINWNPAQLEKLLEQGRAAVSQADKAKAYAQIHDITYKANYRIPVVHSNPLAAARTYVKGWVPSPLGSEAFNNISLVGKK; encoded by the coding sequence ATGAAGAAACTGCTCCTGACCGCCCTGCTCGCCACCCTGCCCAGCGCCGGAGCCGCCACGCTCGTCTTCGGCAACAACGGGGACCCCGTCAGCCTGGAGCCGGGCAACATCACCGACGGCATCAGCATCGCCGTGCAGCGTCAGATTTACGACACGCTGGTGGACTTCAAGGACGGCACCACCGACCCCATTCCCGGCCTGGCGACGAGTTGGAAGGCCAACGCGAATGCGACCCAGTGGACCTTCACCCTGCGCAAGAACGTGAAGTTCCACGACGGCACGCCCTTCAACGCCGACGCGGTGGTGTTCAACGTGAACCGCTGGTGGGACAAGAACAACGCCTTCGGCTTCCGCAACCAGGGCCGCACCTACGAGATCTGGGGCCAGCTCATGGGCGGCTACAAGGGCGACGCGACCTCCGTGCTCAAGAGCGTCACCAAGGTGAACGACTCCACGGTGCGTTTTGACCTGAACAAGCCCTCCACGGTGTTCCCCAGCGTGATTGGCGCTGGCTACTTCGGGATCGCCAGCCCCACCGCCATTCGCCAGCAGGGGGCGAAGTACGGCACGCCAGCGAGCAAGCCGGTCGGCACCGGACCCTTCATCTTCCAGTCGTGGCGCACCGGGGACCGCATCACCCTGACGCCCAACAAGGCGTACTGGGGCGCCAAGCCCAAGGTGGACAGCCTGGTCGTCCGCTCCATCAAGGACGCCAGCCAGCGCCTGAACGAGCTCAAGGCCGGGACCATCGACTTCGCCAACGACCTGACGCCCGACAGCCTCAAGAGCGTGCAGGCGGACAAGAACCTTGTGGCGGTTAAGCGCCCCTCCTTCAACGTGGGCTTCCTCAGCCTGAATAACCGCAATCAGTACCTCAAGAACGACAAGGTGCGCCAGGCTATTTCCATGGCGATCAACAAGGACGCCATCGTGGAGGCCTTCTGGCCGGGGCTGGGCATCAGCAGCGCCAGCTTCCTGCCCCCGGTGCTCGCCTGGGCGAACTCCAAGAACGTCCCGGCCGACTACAAGTTCGATCCCCAGGCGGCCAAGAAACTGCTCGCTGAGGCGGGGTACCCCAACGGCTTCACGCTGGACCTGTGGTACATGCCGGTCAGCCGTCCGTACTTCCCGTCGCCCAAGCCCATCGCCGAGGCGATGGCCGCCGACCTCTCGGCCATCGGCATCAAGGTCAACCTCAAGACCGAGGACTGGGCCAAGTACCTGGACGACCGCAACAAGGAACCCGGCTTCGACATGTACATGATCGGCTGGACGGGCGACTACGGCGATCCTGACAACTTCTACAGCGCCTACTACGGCCCCACGGCCTCCGACGACATCAACTGGAACCCTGCGCAGCTCGAGAAGCTGCTGGAGCAGGGCCGCGCGGCGGTCAGCCAGGCGGACAAGGCGAAGGCTTACGCCCAGATCCACGACATCACCTACAAGGCGAACTACCGCATTCCGGTGGTGCACAGCAACCCGCTGGCGGCGGCCCGCACCTACGTCAAGGGCTGGGTGCCCAGCCCCCTGGGCAGCGAGGCCTTCAACAACATCAGCCTGGTGGGCAAAAAGTAA
- a CDS encoding ABC transporter permease, translating to MGSYLIRRLLRTLLVMIGISVVVFAFVRSIPGDPAVAMLGERATPEAAAALREQLGLNKPWFINYKDPAHLFDAQFPKYVGQLVQGNLGSGIKSNIPVRDELAARFPATAELAVAALLFALLIGLPAGVVAALRRNSAWDNLATTISLVGVSMPIFWLGLLLSYFFAVRLGWLPPSARLGNETTLQPLTGFYVLDALLRGQPAAAWDAIRHLILPAIALGSIPLAIIARITRSSLLEVLGQDYVRTARAKGLAGRTVTLKHALRNALLPVVTVIGLQAGALLGGAVLTETIFSWPGLGSWVYDAISQRDYPIIQGGVIFAALVVSVVNLLVDLSYAALDPRIQYR from the coding sequence TTGGGCAGTTACCTGATCCGCCGCCTGCTGCGGACCCTGCTGGTGATGATTGGAATCAGCGTGGTGGTGTTCGCCTTTGTGCGCTCGATTCCCGGCGACCCGGCCGTCGCCATGCTGGGGGAGCGCGCCACCCCCGAGGCCGCTGCCGCCCTGCGCGAGCAACTTGGGCTGAACAAGCCCTGGTTCATCAACTACAAGGACCCCGCCCACCTGTTCGACGCGCAGTTCCCGAAGTATGTCGGCCAGCTGGTGCAGGGCAATTTGGGCAGCGGGATCAAGAGCAACATCCCGGTGCGCGACGAGTTGGCCGCCCGCTTCCCCGCGACGGCGGAACTCGCCGTGGCGGCGCTGCTGTTTGCCCTGCTGATCGGCCTGCCCGCCGGGGTCGTCGCGGCGCTTCGGCGCAACAGCGCGTGGGACAACCTCGCCACCACGATCAGCCTGGTGGGCGTGAGTATGCCGATCTTCTGGCTGGGGCTGCTGCTCTCGTATTTCTTCGCGGTGCGGCTGGGCTGGCTCCCGCCCTCAGCGCGGCTGGGCAACGAGACGACACTGCAACCCCTCACCGGCTTCTACGTCCTCGATGCCCTGCTGCGCGGGCAGCCCGCCGCCGCGTGGGACGCCATCCGTCACCTGATCCTGCCCGCCATCGCGCTGGGGTCGATTCCGCTGGCGATCATCGCGCGCATCACCCGCTCCAGCCTGCTGGAGGTGCTGGGGCAGGACTACGTGCGGACCGCCCGCGCCAAGGGGCTCGCGGGGCGCACCGTGACCCTCAAGCACGCCCTGCGGAATGCGCTGCTGCCGGTCGTCACCGTGATCGGCCTTCAGGCGGGCGCGCTGCTGGGCGGCGCCGTGCTGACCGAAACGATCTTCTCCTGGCCGGGTCTGGGGTCGTGGGTGTACGACGCGATCAGCCAGCGCGACTACCCCATTATCCAGGGCGGGGTGATCTTCGCCGCGCTCGTCGTGAGTGTGGTCAACCTGCTGGTGGACCTGAGCTACGCCGCCCTCGACCCCCGCATCCAGTACCGCTAG
- a CDS encoding ABC transporter permease, protein MTTLSPPQAAPKRQPSIFWRRFRRSTPGKVGAVIVAVFVLLALLAPIINPYDPTTDRNYRLNLKPPSVQALWNRDTADVYRDPATGTVNAWAAPFGTDNLGRSVATRVLHGAQLSLKVGVVSTVLALVVGTLLGVLSGYFGGWFDTVVGYLSDVMLAFPSILLAIGFASIFSADKPPLLIQAMDRLFALNSPQLVTAMLAVSLVQVPVYIRLARAVVLSVREREFVQAAGALGATQGRMIFRHVLPNSLSPLIVQGALSIATATIEVAALGFLGIGAQPPLPEWGTMISDSRQYYIDAPWTMVFPGLAIFLTVLGFNLLGDGLRDVLDPRSTQ, encoded by the coding sequence ATGACCACCCTCTCCCCTCCCCAGGCGGCCCCCAAGCGTCAGCCCAGCATCTTCTGGCGGCGCTTCCGGCGCTCCACGCCCGGCAAAGTCGGCGCGGTCATCGTGGCCGTGTTCGTGCTGCTGGCGCTGCTGGCTCCAATCATCAATCCCTACGATCCGACCACCGACCGCAACTACCGCCTGAACCTCAAGCCCCCCTCGGTTCAGGCGCTGTGGAACAGGGACACGGCGGACGTGTACCGCGACCCGGCGACGGGCACCGTCAATGCCTGGGCCGCCCCTTTCGGCACCGACAACCTGGGGCGCAGCGTCGCCACGCGCGTGCTGCACGGCGCGCAGCTCAGCCTCAAGGTAGGCGTGGTCAGCACGGTGCTGGCGCTCGTCGTGGGCACGCTGCTGGGCGTGCTGTCGGGGTACTTCGGCGGGTGGTTCGACACGGTGGTGGGCTACCTGTCGGACGTCATGCTGGCCTTCCCGTCCATCCTGCTCGCCATCGGGTTTGCCAGCATCTTCTCGGCGGACAAGCCGCCCCTGCTGATCCAGGCGATGGACCGCCTTTTCGCGCTGAACAGCCCGCAGCTCGTGACTGCCATGCTCGCCGTGTCGCTCGTGCAGGTGCCGGTTTACATCCGCCTGGCGCGGGCGGTCGTGCTCAGTGTGCGCGAGCGCGAGTTCGTGCAGGCGGCGGGGGCGCTGGGGGCTACTCAGGGCCGGATGATCTTCCGGCATGTGCTGCCCAACAGCCTCTCGCCGCTGATCGTGCAGGGCGCCCTGAGCATCGCCACCGCCACCATCGAGGTCGCCGCGCTGGGCTTCCTGGGGATCGGCGCGCAGCCGCCCCTGCCCGAGTGGGGCACCATGATCAGCGACTCGCGGCAGTACTACATCGACGCCCCCTGGACGATGGTCTTTCCCGGCCTCGCCATCTTCCTCACGGTGCTGGGCTTCAACCTGCTTGGCGACGGTCTGCGGGACGTGCTGGACCCGCGCAGCACGCAGTAG
- a CDS encoding EamA family transporter, protein MPPVRRVLPPSIPPIPALLLSMLSIQGGAAFAKTLFPTLGAAGTTALRVTLAAALLSLVFRPNLRALTPAAWRAVLPYGAALGLMNLSFYLSLTRLPLGLAVTLEFVGPLVLSLALSRRMQDLLWVALAALGIVLIAPHGGGEGRLDLLGAALALTAGAFWALYILAGGKLGRRVPGVTGVVAGMIVAAVVTLPFGLLTAGVTLLAPTALLTGLAVAVLSSALPYSLEMAALRALPARVFGVLMSLEPAIAALSGLLFLHERLSALQWLAMLCVIAASAGISLSGDRAVVEAEPAN, encoded by the coding sequence ATGCCCCCCGTGCGCCGCGTCCTGCCCCCATCCATACCCCCTATTCCGGCGCTCCTCCTCTCCATGCTGAGCATCCAGGGCGGTGCGGCTTTCGCCAAGACGCTTTTTCCCACGTTGGGGGCGGCGGGCACCACAGCGCTGCGAGTGACGCTCGCGGCGGCCCTGCTGAGCCTGGTCTTTCGCCCCAATCTACGCGCCCTGACTCCGGCGGCGTGGCGGGCCGTCCTGCCTTACGGCGCCGCACTCGGTCTGATGAATCTTTCCTTCTACCTCTCCCTGACGCGGCTGCCGCTGGGTCTGGCCGTCACGCTGGAGTTCGTGGGGCCGCTCGTGCTGTCCCTCGCGCTCTCCCGCCGGATGCAGGATTTGCTCTGGGTCGCCCTCGCCGCCCTTGGCATCGTCCTCATCGCGCCGCACGGTGGGGGAGAGGGGCGCCTCGACCTCCTCGGCGCCGCGCTCGCCCTGACCGCTGGGGCCTTCTGGGCGCTCTACATCCTGGCGGGGGGGAAGTTGGGGAGGCGGGTGCCGGGTGTGACCGGGGTGGTTGCGGGGATGATCGTGGCGGCGGTGGTCACCCTGCCCTTCGGCCTCCTGACAGCGGGAGTCACCCTGCTCGCCCCCACCGCCCTCCTCACGGGCCTGGCCGTCGCCGTCCTCTCCAGTGCCCTGCCCTACAGCCTGGAGATGGCCGCCCTGCGCGCCCTCCCCGCCCGCGTCTTCGGCGTGCTGATGAGCCTGGAACCCGCCATTGCCGCCCTGAGCGGCCTGCTCTTCCTGCACGAGCGCCTGTCCGCCCTGCAGTGGCTCGCCATGCTCTGCGTGATCGCCGCCAGCGCGGGCATCAGCCTGAGCGGTGATCGGGCGGTGGTGGAGGCGGAACCGGCGAACTGA
- a CDS encoding protease complex subunit PrcB family protein, giving the protein MNKTLTAALLGAGLLAGCSVNGPGTLKVHEVLLYGGTQERIVWVYGTLGSGGQTGVKLGGQAVDLRAQVQDPLAVAGTLSVNGKATYRVPTTVVSPKLVLTRDTRGLFDISFSEAGGIIYYTDGRTWTRLNSTSGRGVTGTPVNGLRGAGNLTEAEATALGSALLNQGTLAVAVLNEATVPDAALAVEPTAGEYRRTALYVLPGVRTVTASAGNFTPTPAPTPGGRLNLTVLASGTNASATTSAVQVATTQAGVSALYNVAYGRQTGVPNVPNLAGGETVVGVFLGQRSTGGYSVRVTGASAQNGVLTLTVALSAPGPGTITTQAITSPWTIVRVPGSYREVRVVDIQGQPFEQGAGGGSVR; this is encoded by the coding sequence ATGAACAAGACGCTGACCGCCGCGCTGCTGGGCGCGGGTCTTCTCGCGGGCTGCTCGGTGAACGGCCCGGGCACCCTCAAGGTCCACGAGGTGCTGCTGTACGGCGGCACCCAGGAACGCATCGTGTGGGTGTACGGCACCCTGGGGTCGGGCGGGCAGACGGGCGTGAAGCTCGGGGGACAGGCGGTGGACTTGCGGGCGCAGGTGCAGGACCCCCTCGCCGTGGCCGGGACCCTCAGCGTGAACGGGAAGGCGACGTACCGCGTGCCGACGACGGTCGTGTCCCCCAAGCTGGTGCTGACGCGTGACACGCGCGGCCTGTTCGACATCTCCTTCAGCGAGGCGGGGGGGATCATCTACTACACCGACGGGCGCACCTGGACCCGCCTGAACTCGACCTCGGGCCGGGGGGTGACCGGGACCCCGGTGAACGGTCTACGCGGCGCGGGCAACCTGACCGAGGCCGAGGCGACCGCCCTGGGCTCCGCGCTGCTGAACCAGGGAACGCTGGCCGTCGCCGTGCTCAACGAGGCGACTGTACCCGACGCCGCCCTGGCGGTGGAGCCCACCGCAGGGGAGTACCGCCGCACGGCCCTGTACGTGCTGCCCGGCGTGCGGACCGTCACCGCGAGCGCGGGCAACTTCACCCCGACTCCAGCACCCACCCCCGGAGGCCGCTTGAACTTGACCGTCCTTGCCAGCGGAACGAACGCCAGCGCGACCACCTCCGCCGTACAGGTCGCCACCACCCAGGCGGGCGTGAGCGCCCTGTACAACGTCGCCTATGGGCGGCAGACGGGCGTGCCCAATGTCCCCAACCTCGCGGGCGGTGAGACGGTCGTCGGCGTGTTCCTGGGTCAGCGGTCTACCGGAGGCTACAGCGTGCGCGTCACCGGGGCGAGCGCCCAGAACGGCGTGCTCACGCTGACGGTCGCCCTATCGGCCCCCGGCCCCGGCACAATCACCACCCAGGCGATCACCAGCCCCTGGACCATCGTTCGCGTGCCCGGCAGCTACCGAGAGGTCCGGGTGGTGGACATACAGGGCCAGCCCTTCGAGCAGGGGGCGGGCGGCGGTTCGGTCCGCTGA
- the recN gene encoding DNA repair protein RecN gives MTRKARAATASPAPSPSVPAPAVAGPHLARLEVRNLATIRDLTLEFGPGFSAFTGETGAGKSIIVDALGLLLGSRANTDLIRTGEDSLLVTGFWGEQGGDESSASRRVTTQGRGTARLDGEVVSVRELGEWAAGRLTIHWQHSAVSLLTPANQRSLLDRQVGAELATYAAAYRAWMDARARLDTLRTNERERARQLDLLSFQVREITSVGPQPGEEEPLTAELTRLSNLETIAMGAAGALELLSDGETSAAGMIADAVKALNAGAKYDETSAQLQRDLREALDSVQAVVGELRGVAEDSAPDGEELARVEARLSALGKLRAKYGPTLEDVLAFQAGAEEELAALTQDEQDAGTLEAEVGRLEGEARRAGEALDEARTRKAGPLAEALVAVVRELGMPHARLEFRLSPLPNPSPSGLSDVTLHFTANPGEALGPLADVASGGELSRVMLAISTVLGADTPSVVFDEVDAGIGGAAALAVAGQLGRLARERQVLVVTHLAQIAAHADHHYKVEKGIEDGRTVSRVRLLSPQERLEEIARMLSGHASEAALGHARELLAGRLA, from the coding sequence GTGACCCGCAAGGCCCGCGCCGCCACCGCCTCCCCTGCGCCGTCCCCGTCCGTGCCTGCCCCGGCCGTGGCGGGGCCGCACCTCGCGCGGCTGGAGGTGCGGAACCTCGCCACCATCCGCGACCTGACGCTGGAGTTCGGGCCGGGCTTCAGCGCCTTTACCGGCGAGACGGGCGCGGGCAAGAGCATCATCGTGGACGCGCTGGGGCTGCTGCTGGGGTCCAGGGCGAACACCGACCTGATCCGCACGGGCGAGGACAGCCTGCTGGTAACGGGTTTCTGGGGCGAGCAGGGCGGGGACGAGAGCAGCGCCAGCCGCCGCGTCACCACCCAGGGACGCGGCACCGCCCGGCTGGACGGCGAGGTCGTCAGCGTGCGCGAGCTGGGAGAGTGGGCGGCGGGCAGGCTCACGATCCACTGGCAGCATTCCGCGGTCAGCCTGCTCACGCCCGCCAACCAGCGGTCCCTGCTCGACCGCCAGGTGGGGGCCGAACTGGCGACCTACGCGGCGGCCTACCGCGCCTGGATGGACGCCCGCGCCCGGCTGGACACCCTGCGCACCAACGAGCGCGAGCGGGCGCGGCAGCTCGACCTCCTCAGCTTCCAGGTGCGCGAGATCACGTCGGTCGGTCCCCAGCCCGGCGAGGAGGAGCCGCTGACGGCGGAACTCACCCGGCTGTCGAACCTGGAGACCATCGCCATGGGGGCGGCGGGGGCGCTGGAACTGCTCTCGGACGGCGAGACGAGCGCGGCGGGGATGATCGCCGATGCGGTAAAGGCGCTGAACGCCGGGGCGAAATACGACGAGACGAGCGCGCAGCTTCAGCGCGACCTGCGCGAGGCGCTGGACAGCGTGCAGGCCGTGGTGGGCGAGTTGCGCGGCGTGGCCGAGGACAGCGCCCCCGACGGCGAGGAACTCGCCCGGGTGGAGGCGCGGCTCTCGGCGCTGGGCAAGCTGCGCGCCAAGTACGGGCCGACACTGGAGGACGTGCTCGCCTTCCAGGCGGGGGCGGAGGAGGAACTCGCGGCGCTGACCCAGGACGAGCAGGACGCGGGTACCCTGGAGGCGGAGGTGGGCCGCCTGGAGGGCGAGGCGCGGCGGGCCGGGGAGGCCCTCGACGAGGCCCGGACCCGGAAGGCGGGGCCGCTCGCCGAGGCCCTCGTCGCCGTCGTGCGCGAGCTGGGGATGCCGCACGCCCGGCTGGAGTTCCGCCTCTCGCCATTGCCGAACCCCAGTCCCTCCGGCCTGAGCGACGTGACACTGCACTTCACGGCGAACCCGGGCGAGGCGCTGGGTCCCCTGGCGGACGTGGCCTCGGGCGGCGAGCTGTCGCGCGTGATGCTGGCGATCAGCACCGTGCTGGGGGCCGACACCCCCTCCGTGGTCTTCGACGAGGTGGACGCGGGGATCGGCGGCGCGGCGGCCCTGGCGGTGGCCGGGCAACTCGGGCGTCTGGCCCGCGAGCGGCAGGTTCTCGTCGTGACCCACCTCGCGCAGATCGCGGCCCATGCCGACCACCACTACAAGGTGGAAAAGGGGATTGAGGACGGGCGCACGGTGAGCCGGGTGCGGCTGCTGAGCCCCCAGGAACGCCTGGAGGAGATCGCGCGGATGCTGAGCGGCCACGCCTCGGAGGCGGCGCTGGGCCACGCGCGGGAGTTGCTGGCGGGACGCCTGGCCTGA